In Serinicoccus marinus DSM 15273, the genomic stretch AGGAGCATGCCACCGACGAGGCGAGGTCAGTCGGAGGGCATGACGACCCAGAGCACGAGGTAGGCCAGGACCTGCGGGCCGGGGAGCAGGCAGGACAGCACGAACAGGACCCGGACGAGCGTCGGGCTCATGCCGAAGCGGCGGCCGAGGCCGGCGCAGACGCCGGCGATGACACGGTCGTGACGGGGACGGGCGAGGGCGGGTGCAGAAGCCATGACCACCACGCTAGGCGCGCCGCAGGGTGGCGGCCATCGGGGTCGCCACCGGACCGCGGTGGGGTTGTCCCCCGTCCCGGCGTGCTTCCGGGCACCCCGCGGCCGGACCGACGTCGGCCTAGCCTGACCTCCATCGGGACGTTCGCCGATGGGGGTCGTGCTATCCCGTGGTCACTCCCGGGTGGGGGGTATGCCCGGCCGCCGCCCTCGGCACCCGGGCGAGCCGGGCGACCTCGTCGGTCGGCACCTCCTGGGCCTCGTTGGGGTGGCGCTGCGGCACCTCGTCGGCCACCCGGTAGACGCCGTCGGTCCGGGTGAACCACCGGTAGTCGACGAGCTCACGACGCAGCGAGGCGACGTCGTCGTGCGCGGTGGCGAGGATCGCGTTGACCTCGCGCTCGGCATACTCGCGGCCCCGCTCGAAGCGGGTGAGCAGCTCCATGAGCACGGCGGCCCGAGGGCGCCGCCGGGTCGGGATCGGCAGCCGCTCGCCGTCGAAGAAGGAGCGCACGGCCCGGTCCGCGGCGAGGTCGGTCTCCACCACGAGGGCGCGGGGCGGCGGGGCTGAGAGC encodes the following:
- a CDS encoding PspC domain-containing protein yields the protein MASAPALARPRHDRVIAGVCAGLGRRFGMSPTLVRVLFVLSCLLPGPQVLAYLVLWVVMPSD
- a CDS encoding DUF2087 domain-containing protein — protein: MTTDADLKARVRERMARTGENYTTARAALLSAPPPRALVVETDLAADRAVRSFFDGERLPIPTRRRPRAAVLMELLTRFERGREYAEREVNAILATAHDDVASLRRELVDYRWFTRTDGVYRVADEVPQRHPNEAQEVPTDEVARLARVPRAAAGHTPHPGVTTG